GAAAATGCGAGCGAAAAAGTTGTAATTCAAGAGCAATCTtccagaaaacaaaataaaaactcaaataTTTGGATTCTGATTAAATGAaatgagagagaaaatgagaggatCCAACTCCTATATATCAAAGGAAGAAGATTACATGACCAAATCATCATAAGGGAACTTGAGGCAATTTATTTTCAGCCAAAGAGAACCTACATATAAATAGAAAACATAGACATGCATGATCGTCTAAGCTTTGAGCTGCTCAAGAATTCTTAGCACAATCCTCTGGAGCAAACTTGAGTAGGCTCCTTTTAAGGTCAAATATGTATCTGTAATCGCTTAGTTGCCATGATCCAAAAATAGTACGAACATCATCTGAAGCGAACGCCAGGCATAAAATATCTCTGTTAGACGACCGGTCGTGCATCAATATGAAACCGCTTTCGGGTGCGACGTCAATGTTAGGATGGTTCGGACCATCAAAGTGAAAGGTAATAGTAGGGAGGGCCTCGTTAGCCTCGCGCGGAGGCGGCGACCAGTTGTCGCAAAGCTCAAACTTCGGGTAAATAGGGGGAAGAACCTTATTAAAGCTAGGGTATCTCATAAAATGGTACTCCAGATGCATAACCAATGCCTTGTGAGCAGGGTTGATGAGAAGAGTAAAAGAACTTCCATTGTCTATAATACATCCTCCTTCTGTCCCCCGCTTCCGGATCTCAAAAACCGTCGGATTAATTAGAAGCTTGTGTCCATCCACACTTATTGCCTTCAAGTTGACATGGTAATAGGGTACGAGATCAGAAAGAACTAATGGCGTGACGCGTACGCCACCAAGTGGTTGGGGGATGTCGGAACCAAATCGGAGATATGTTTGAACATCTCTCCGGCGTGTTAGGCAGAATGAGAATGCTCCATCAATAAGATGGGATATTTGGTTTGGAAAGGAAATAGGATTATATCCCAAACCCAACATTCCGGATACCTTATAGTCCTCACCCGCGCCAAAGATGTCCGCCGTCGCTTCATAAGCACAACCCAACACTATGTTACCAATAGCCTGTGCACGCCCGCTGGTTGTCAAAAGACTGAAAGCTTCACCTGCAATGAAATGAGAAATTATACGGAATGACATTTTCATTAGTGAACAACTTTCGTGTTATGTGTCAAGTTAGTTGTGCTAGCCGGTGCACGTACTAAATATCGATGTAAGCGAACATACAAAAGGTTTAGAAAGAATGTTATAATACCATTAAAGTTCAGATATGAACAAAATATTAGATATAAGGACCATAACTAAAATAAATATCGATATCATgagataattaaattaaaattttgttggCCAATGAGTATTTGGTCTTGTAAAGTTAAGTGGTGAACATGAACTtttcaaataagaaaaaaaaatgttacttAAGCATACAAAACTGACAAACACTCTAAAAAATCTGCATGAAAAAATTATGGTGGTGTCCATCTAGCTCTATTTTGTATGTAACTAATAAATATTGCAAAGATTTGGATAATATTAtcaaaacttaaatttaatgTCAAAATCCATACTTCCGAGAGTAGTACGGACACCGCTGCCGTCCTGGTACTTAGAGTCCATGGAGCAGATACCCCCTTTGCATTTGCCTGGCTTGCAAAGGCGGTGGCCACCACAAGGAAGAGGCATATAGGTTTTGGACTGGCTGTTAGGGAAGGGGGGATCCCTGGTTTTAAAGCATTTCGGTTGAGGCTTTTGCTTTAGGCAGTCCTCACACAGAGTCCAAATGAGTTGGCTCCCGGTGTCTGTGTACAAGtagtatgttttgaatgtgCTGGCCGGGAACTTCGCATCGAAAGTGCCAAGCCCAAGTTGTACAATGTACATGCCATAAGGGTAAAATTCGAGTTTAAGACGAGGCAATTCATCAAGAGGGTTCTTTGAAGTTTGTGACATATTATTGCTGAGGGCTGCTGCAATGGTAGCATCTATGTACCGCTTTCGCGCATTTGTTTGTTGTAAGAGGAGTTGATTTTCTTCTGTGTAGGAAATGTTTCCGGGGTAAAGAGGCGATTGTGGTGAAAAGATGTGTATGAGTTGGGTGCTGAAACCATTGTTTGGTTTGGCTACAACAATTGTACCACCCCACAGTAGTGAGAGCAGCAAGAGCAAACTAATATTTGATAGTTTGTAAACAACATGATCAACTGCAGTCATTATTTTCTGCTAGAAGGGTTcaatgtctttttctttttccaaattcaaGGTGGTTTGGGTTGGCTGGATGGTGCTTACTGCTTTATAGTATATGGATATATGgccttaattaataattaagaatATTAggatttgtttccttttcttaaAATTCCATAAATATTAGCatattctcaaaaaaaaaaaaaaagaaaaaaaaaactcccatATTAGCAGTCAAAACCCATATAAGTAAGTATAGAAATaccttgttaaaaaaattattaatacaaatatgACTTTAGCCACTGAAACTTAATTTTCTCTACAAAAAAAACCCGACGTAAGTTTTTTATTCTAATAAAACGCATTAATTAAATTCCACattagcaaattcattaattatgtttgatTTTACACGTTTAAATTTTGTTGGATGTCTAAACCATTCTTATCTGAATTTTTTGTGTAGAACATTCTTATCTGAATTTTTTGTGTAGAACATTCTTATCTGAATTTTTTGTGTAGACTATTAATTCCATGCGGATTGTAAGAGAAcattaatgattttacaaaaagaaaaataggggTGCTTGCTGCTCATAGTATATGATGTATGAGCCATAATCAATAAATTAATgatattaggatttttttttcttcctgtgATTAAACTTCCATATtagcacaataaaaaaaaaaaaactcccatATTAGcatattctaaaaaaaaaataaaaaaacacacactTTACTGGGAAAATGATAGACTTATCATTAGGGGAACGAATTTCGCACAAATGAAGTATGCGTAGAATGACGTCGTGATTAGGGGTGCTTACTGCTTATAGTATTTGATATATGGGTCATAATTAATAAAGTAATgatattaggatttttttttcctttgcttaAACTTCCATATTAGcacaattcaaaataaaaacttcCATGTtagcatattaaaaaaaaaagagacccTTTTGTGGAGAAAATAATAGACTTTTAAATATTAAGATTTTTTTCCTTGCTTAAAATTTGATATTAACGATTTTGACACAAACGCAGAATGATGTCGGTGTTCTTGCACACAAGAAAGAAAAGATTGTTAAGACCTTGTCACATTGGTGTGATGTGAACCAAAAGCTTTCCAATGCTTAAGCTAAACTTTAGATATTAGATTAGAAGCCGACAAGATTTGAACCTATGCCGTAATGTAAGGCCTCAACACCTTTTTACCACTATTGTAAAGAGCCACCAATAAAGTCTTTGATTGCATGAGATAATTAAGTTAttatcttttaattatttttaaatgagtaTGACATTTACTAAGGATAATTGTTCactcatattaattaattattgttgaTTGATTATTAAATGAGACAATTTTATCATGAAATACATGTGAgaagtgtcacatcccggcccgagcccccaccacatcccgggttcaactctaccgtagcacgatattgtccgctttgggcccctaccataccctcacagttttgtttctggaaactcatatgagaatttcccagtgggtcacccatcatgagaatactcttgcgcgaactcgcttaatttcggagttctgatggaacctgaagccagtgagctcccaaaaggcctcgtgctaggtagagatgagaatatacatataaggtttatAGGATCCACTTCCTTGGGTGATGTgcgatgttacaatccaccccattTAGggacccgacgtcctcgtcggcacacttccaacCAGAGATtaactctgataccaaattgtcacatcctggctcgggcccccaccacatccctggCTCGGctccaccgtaacacgatattgtccgttttgggcctctACCACactctcacggttttgtttctgggaacttgacgagaacttcccagtgggtcacccatcttgggaatgctctcacgcgaactcgcttaacttcggagttttgatggaacccgaagctagtgagctcctaaaagaccttatgctaggtaaagataggaatatacatataaggcttacataatCCACTCCTCTGGACGATATGAGATGTTACAAGAAGCATGCCATATAGAAATATGTTGTATATTTAcgtttcattttctttcaagtataaaattaaacataaaaaaactTTTGGTACTCAATAATAGACAAGACAGATTACTACGCCACCATtgtatttgaaaaaataaaaaaaaaaaactatttagccacttagtattacagtctagtggtattcctctttacttgtaagtgagatgttttctcgccaaagacaaatttaatttgaaccacattattgctagctcttTGTGAAGCTAAACACatcccctccccttagtgtagataatatcgtttattaaaaataaaaataaaaacctataTAGTTCTACAATGCTCATCCTATAATCTTATTTTCTTACTCACGTTGAAttttcacccaccataaaatgtttaaaaaacCAAACACTCCATTTCCACCCACTTGTATTCCAAAAAATATCCCTAAcatgtttaaattttaaataaaataaatataaagaaTGATTTAATCCTGGAGATTTTCGAAAATGGAACTGCCACAAAAGTCCCCACCCACCTAGCTGAAAGCAACCACATATGACTGCAGTAGCTCATTTTCCCTTTGCTGCTGGAAAACTTACCTTCCTTTCTTTGTCCTctcctttctttgtttttctagatctctttctctctctcgttACCAGATCTGGAATTAATATTCTTATCCATATTTATTCTCGAATTCCAATTGAGTACTAAGGGTTGAAAAGtagggagaaaagaaaagacagaATTTGGCGTGGGGTAGGTGGGGTGGATGCAAGAGATAGAAGATGGAGGACGATAAAAGAGTTAGAAAGGGATGAAGAGAAAAATAGGGGACGTTCGATTCATttctcattttaattttttttggagaCTTTAGATGCGGTCTTTAgctataaatatttttttattgaaatcttgttgatttttaatttttgatcgagaTTCCTAAAATCAATGTGATAATtcatttctatgtacgttactataatttttaaattaaaaattagaaattttagttgtttatataaatgagattttaaataaaaaaccataatttgtgggattaaaaatattaaaatataaatatactattgtgtgtgtgtgtatatatatataaacatgggtacattcatcaaaattaaccaaaaacattattgtatcaaaacatgggtacatttttcaaaatcacaaaaaaaaaaaaaaagatattaggcttaataacattagtaaatttcttcgattaaacttgacatggatacattttaaaatcaaagaaaaaagaatgtacccatataagtttaaaaatgtattaaaaaaattgaatagattatatatacaaaaaattgtacattttacatataacaaattggtatatttaagaatgagtacattttaagattaaaaagttttacatgaatgggtacatataattagcatgggtacattcagcaaaaaaaaaaaaaaatacaaaagaaaaatatatgggtacaaatacaaataaactttaaaaaaatatatgggtacaaatacaaataaactttaaaaaatatgggcacaaaaagaaattaatatatgggtacaaattaaaactgaaaagaaaattggtacaaattaaaaaagaattataaattaaaaatgggtacaaactaaaactaaaaatatatgataaaaaatttagtcataaatataaatatactaattgtaacatttttaacattaaatgaatatatttagaaataaaaatatattttattattgaaataattaatgacgttattaatacccaagaccatgattaaaaattgaaaaggaacaagattttaatcaatggaatagcaaaataaagaatgagaacctaattttttttttcctgctcCTTTTTATCTTTGACTACAAAGAATATATAAAAGTAATAGTTTTTAACAaggttttgaagtttttttacaTAAGGTTAAATTTGGTATTAAAGTTTTCATTGAAAAGTGGGTAGAGAAATAAGATAATAAGGTGGGCATATCAGCACTCAAACTACAAGGGCACGTTGGTAGAACGAACATCACTGGATTTTGCTTTGGACTGTTAGACTAGGATTAGATTGGAtagtttgtgttttgtgtttatTGTTTGGTTTAGACAGCCTCaataggattggattggattgaaaACTGAATTGGTGAAACATAATGGGGAAGGCGTGACCTACCTATTTACTAACACCCAGAACGCCCGTTCACAACCCGCCAACAACGTCGTTCGCAACCCACACCCACGACGGTCCTGACAACACTGCTACCTGCTTGTGATGCCAGATCCAACGACTGTGCTCCCGACGATTCAAATAGCCCTTGCTACCCATCCCCATAGTTGcacgcgagagagagagagagagagatgacaaTGACAGAGATGCGAGAAAGATACTAACCGAAAAGGAGGAGGTGCGatgaattcgtatcccatgaatCTTTGTGCTATTCTGAACTTGGATCCAAATAGAAATCCAATCCATGATGTTCTTTAAACGCATCAAATAACGCTTTTGGACTCAAGTCCATTTTAAAGGCCCATTACATGACTCATCAGCCCACGGGGTTTTAATGGAAACTTCAACGAAAATTTTTCAATACTGTTTATtataacgaaaaatcatatttttacacttaaaatcaatcatggtattattcactttactttttattttttccttatcattcaaatcattttaattagttttcatttttttaatttgttttgcaaatctTTACAAAATCCATTACAAAGAAAGGGAAACTGAATCTGAATTAGATTTTTCAGTTGTGCTAGATGTTGATGGTCTTCGTAATGTCATCTTCCCTTCATTTtcagctgaaaaaaaaaaattccgatCTCCCATCTAATTGTCAACTCATCTCATACTTAGATAAGCATGGATCATCTACTCTACTTAACGTGGGACGGTGCAGTACCAGACACCCACAACTGCGTCTTATTCTCCCTCAAGTCTTTTACTTGGTTAAGTTTGCAAACTGAACTTTAACAGAAACCTTTCAAGGTACTTTCGTCTCATGATAAACTTCGTAAAAttcatcctcttttttttttcaacgtcTGTGATTTTCTTGCGTCCATACACATTGCAAACCCTCGATTAAATAGGGCATAAATAATC
This window of the Malus domestica chromosome 03, GDT2T_hap1 genome carries:
- the LOC103432539 gene encoding aspartic proteinase CDR1-like, with product MTAVDHVVYKLSNISLLLLLSLLWGGTIVVAKPNNGFSTQLIHIFSPQSPLYPGNISYTEENQLLLQQTNARKRYIDATIAAALSNNMSQTSKNPLDELPRLKLEFYPYGMYIVQLGLGTFDAKFPASTFKTYYLYTDTGSQLIWTLCEDCLKQKPQPKCFKTRDPPFPNSQSKTYMPLPCGGHRLCKPGKCKGGICSMDSKYQDGSGVRTTLGSEAFSLLTTSGRAQAIGNIVLGCAYEATADIFGAGEDYKVSGMLGLGYNPISFPNQISHLIDGAFSFCLTRRRDVQTYLRFGSDIPQPLGGVRVTPLVLSDLVPYYHVNLKAISVDGHKLLINPTVFEIRKRGTEGGCIIDNGSSFTLLINPAHKALVMHLEYHFMRYPSFNKVLPPIYPKFELCDNWSPPPREANEALPTITFHFDGPNHPNIDVAPESGFILMHDRSSNRDILCLAFASDDVRTIFGSWQLSDYRYIFDLKRSLLKFAPEDCAKNS